DNA from Triticum aestivum cultivar Chinese Spring chromosome 7D, IWGSC CS RefSeq v2.1, whole genome shotgun sequence:
TTGTCCAAGAAAGCTCTGCCCACACTTCTCTTCCTGACCATGGGCCATATGTCATCATTGTTCACACTCTGACGAAGCAGAGATTTCTTTAACATTACTTGCTTGCCAGTTGCGACCATATGATAAATGAAAAAAAAAAGCTCAAGTGATGTGGGTTTAGATCTAGTTTGGTGATATCTAAGAGATCAGAattagcattgcatgcaatgaactaaccactgcatgtcatgtttggtagtctcaagtcattgaaagcatgcatggcccacatctcttattggttgatatgtcacaaaacaagaaacgaggagggagttaatgtaccgtgcctaagtattttgggattatttggttttcgtaaggtgacttacacacctagacggagggagtagtttttctTAAGATGCAACGACATGATATATATAAATGTTTTTGTTCGACCTGCTCCATCTCACAACGTTCAAACAATCAAGATAACAATGCAATCTAGTAGCCACGAGACATGATTTGTGGTGATTCAATATGATAGGATGTCATGTATTTGATGTGATCATGTGAGCATCCTTTTAAAagacaatgagcaagaaaagagaTGGAAGTCATGACATCTAGTTGGCAAATATCCTCTCTAAAACAACACGGATATCCCCTTTCAGGTCGACGATGTCAGAGCTAAAGGAAAAGAACATGCTGACATGGTCAAAGTACAACTAGCTCCACTAAGGAAATGGGTAACAAAACTGCGGAACCTTCCTGCGTTTGACTTTGAGGCGATTCTATTTGAGCGTTGATCTAACTCTAGTTTCTTCTGATTCCTGTTACAAAATTGATATGTAATTTCCACATACTGAAATTGTAGGCTGAAGACACATCCCGGAAATGGCATTACAAAGGCAACAAAGAGTCCAAGGAGAAGCCTATCCTTGATAGAGAGCGTTCAAGAGTACTTAGTGCTAATGCGCGTCTGAATTGATCAATACATACAACTggcagttgttgttgttgttgttgttgttgttgttgttgttgttgttgttgttgttgttcctcaCTTGTTTTACGTGTTTACCTTGTCTATATGCGCAGTGTAAGATTACAAGGAAGCAAACCCATGTACATGTATTACCCATATATTGAATAAAGCTCATACCCTTTGATGTGGGAAGCCGGCCTATAGCTCTATGAGGAAAAGTATGAGGTTACTAGAGTTACGTGAAAATATCAGAGATAATTTGCCATGCTACTGAAGAGAAGCCGTACAATAACTATGAGGTTACTGGAGTTACGTGAAAATATCAGagataattattatttttatttgggAATATTGACAAGGGCATTGCCAAATCAAGCGAGTGTAACTACAAATAGTAATTGCTTTGTTTCCCAGAAGAAAAGACTGACCTTTTCTTGAACCGTTGGGGTGACCACCTAAATTGATCACATTCAGACAGTAAGGAAAACCGGATCGAAAACCTTGGTCCCTTCCATGAGGAAAACCGGGTCGAAGACCATATAGGCCAAGGGGCAATAAATTCTGCCAAAGCAATAATAAGGGTAACACAAAAACACCACAAACATATTTACAACACAATGCAGAAAACCAACTACTAGAGGACAGGTGGATGGAGTAGCAGAACAGATTAATgatgtactccctctataaagaaatattaGAGCGTTAATGATCTAAAcatttagtgatctaaatgctcttatatttatcTACGAAGGGAGTAATAGTATTGACTTTAGAACATGACTCCATCTGCACAAGCAAAGTGGAGTTAATTACTTCGGATCCCCTGCTCCATCTGCAAGATGAAGATAAGGCCTCAGTTTGCAGAGCACACACTCAAGGACCTGCCCTGCTATATTTTCTTCAAGGCAAGGACGACGACGGTGAACTTGGTCTTCTCCTTCTTGAGGTGCCCGGCGACGCGACATGTGTACTCCTCAAACAGCGCGTCGAGTATGTCTTCTCCGAAATGGCTCGCGACCAGGGATTCCATAACCGATCTGATGCACTTGGCAGCGTTGACGCTGCTGCAGGCGCTGTCGAGCACGCCGTTGCCTTCCGAGTCGTCCTAGGGGTCCCAGTTCTGCTCGAACAGCTTGATGTGAGCTATCTCGAAGGCGCCGCTTTCCTTCACCAATGCCGTCACATCGCCGACCGACGGCCCATAGGCCGGTAAATTGAAGGAGCTTACTTTCTCCTCCTCCACAAGGCCCTATATGCATTATGACTTTATGAGCAAACTGATTTAAATTCACTTGCTGTAAAACTGAATGTTAATTAGGAATTAGTATAATTTGATATGCTCTACTCTTATTTACCTCCACAACAAGAGACTGTAGAGACTGCGAAAGCAAGCCAAAGAGATGGTTGAGATCTCCACTATATACATCCTCGTCCTTTCTCCCAAGAAATGTTAGCACCATTTGACCGCCGAACGCAAGTTCTTCGTGGCGAAGCCTCAGGAACAGAGAGAAATCCTTCCTGAACTGCTCTTGGAATAGCTTCACCACCGACGGTGGGGTATTTTTGGCGATGTACATGTTCTCTCCATTTAGATACACTTCTCGTTTGCCCTCAAGACCCTCCGGCACCTATGTACACACATGTCAACACGAGTAGAATTTCATAGGTATCAAATGATGTATCTCTCGGTGACTCGGACTTATTTTAAGTTTAATAAAATTTAGTGTGCATCgtatgatgcagaggctggggttaTCCCCTTTTCAAAAGAAAAAACACTTGTGTATTTCAAGGTACCTGAGAGCGCCAATGCAGGCAGTAGGAGGAGTGGAAGAGATGAACACTTTGACGAGGAAAAAGCCTGACGTAGTACGAGTCTGGCAGCCCGGAAACGTAATACGGAGGTAGCGTATCTCCATTCCGATCCATTTCAGCTGACCTCTTGAACTGTTCGAGTGACCGAAAGAGCTGGTTGAAGTCGTTTCCTGGCAGGTCATTCAGGAAGAACTGAACCTCCACATGATCACCCTGGCACCGAGCCTACTGCTATGTTCAGCTATGGCATTGATCACATTTGAGACGAAGACCAACGCGTTTGGTCC
Protein-coding regions in this window:
- the LOC123169982 gene encoding benzoate O-methyltransferase-like; the protein is MPVTEKSVKEVYTALLPQTMVVADLGCSSGPNALVFVSNVINAIAEHSRNDFNQLFRSLEQFKRSAEMDRNGDTLPPYYVSGLPDSYYVRLFPRQSVHLFHSSYCLHWRSQVPEGLEGKREVYLNGENMYIAKNTPPSVVKLFQEQFRKDFSLFLRLRHEELAFGGQMVLTFLGRKDEDVYSGDLNHLFGLLSQSLQSLVVEGLVEEEKVSSFNLPAYGPSVGDVTALVKESGAFEIAHIKLFEQNWDP